The Alnus glutinosa chromosome 7, dhAlnGlut1.1, whole genome shotgun sequence genome includes a region encoding these proteins:
- the LOC133873376 gene encoding uncharacterized protein LOC133873376, which produces MAKCGRNIYTAISTTAILESTVLMLNGNNFSEWKENLLFYLGCLELDLALCEDEPPALTDTSTPLEGTKHERWERSNRLSLMFMKSHVTKGIRGSIPECKRATEFMRAVDEQFVSSDKALASTLMKKLSSKTFDRSISVREHIMEMRDMATQLKSLEVDISDSFLVHFILNSLPTEYTPFKISYNTHKDKWSVNELLTICVQEEERLKQEKPQSVHFVATHDKGKSKRGKSAPHLKKDNKLSIKKNDNKDTCFFCKKGRHMKKDCQKYKR; this is translated from the coding sequence CTATTTCTACTACTGCTATTCTAGAAAGTACTGTTCTAATGCTTAACGGGAATAATTTTTCTgagtggaaagaaaatttacttttctatttgggGTGCTTAGAACTTGATTTGGCGCTCTGTGAGGACGAACCACCTGCCCTCACGGATACTAGTACGCCATTAGAAGGTACGAAGCATGAGAGGTGGGAGCGATCTAATCGCCTAAGTCTCATGTTTATGAAGTCTCACGTAACTAAGGGCATTAGGGGTTCTATCCCTGAATGCAAAAGGGCAACAGAGTTCATGCGGGCCGTTGATGAACAATTTGTAAGTTCCGATAAGGCATTGGCAAGCACCCTAATGAAGAAACTCTCAAGTAAAACCTTTGATAGATCCATAAGTGTGCGAGAGCACATTATGGAAATGAGGGACATGGCAACTCAACTGAAGTCCCTAGAGGTTGATATTTCTGATTCCTTCTTAGTTCATTTCATCTTGAACTCACTCCCGACTGAGTACACTCCTTTCAAGATATCCtataacacacataaggataaatggtcagTGAATGAACTTCTGACCATTTGTGTTCAGGAGGAGGAAAGGCTAAAGCAGGAGAAACCACAGAGTGTTCACTTTGTAGCTACTCATGATAAGGGAAAGAGTAAAAGAGGCAAAAGTGCCCCGCATCTCAAGAAAGATAACAAGCtgtcaatcaagaaaaatgacaataaggATACTTGTTTCTTCTGCAAGAAAGGGAGGCATATGAAGAAGGATTGCCAAAAGTACAAGAGATAa